CCTCATCGATCTCTTTGCCGGAATCTACTTTGAAAGTCCATTCTGTATTTCTCTTCCAGACTTCAACAGGAATTTTCACTGTTTTTGAAGTGCCGTCTTTGAATTTTACCTGTACTGTTGTAGGCATTGGAAGCTGTCCAAGGTTTTCAACGGTAATCCGTACTCCGTTTTTGAAGTCTCCGTTAATGTATTTTACATCTTTAACAGCCTGATCAATTTTCCATTTATTTAAAAACCATCCTCTCCAGTACCAGTTCAGTTCTTCTCCCGAAACATTTTCCATCGTATGGAAGAAATCCCATGGTGTAGGATGTTTGAAAGCCCAACGGTTGATATAGGTTCTGAACGCCTTGTCAAATTTTTCAGGTCCGAGAACTGCCTCTCTCAAAACAGCCAGCCCTGCTCCTGGTTTATAATAGGCCAGAGCTCCGATGTTTCTTTCCTTCATATTATCAGGCCCTACCATAACGGGCTCCAGATTATCTCCCATCAGAAAACCTCCTGTTTTTGCCAGATCTCTTTTTCTGTGATATTCACCTTTATTAAAAGCTTCCGTAGAAAGTCCGTTGATAAAGGTATTGAAACCTTCATCCATCCATGCAAATAATCTTTCGTTAGAGCCTACGATCATAGGAAACCAGTTGTGCCCGAATTCATGATCCGTTACTCCCCAAAGATCTTCTCCTTTTGAATCCATATGACAGAAAACAATTCCCGGATACTCCATTCCGCCTTCGTTTCCTGCAACATTGGTAGCTGCCGGATACGTATATTCATACCATTTCTGCGAGTAATGCTCTATCGCTGCTTTTGTATATTCTGTAGATCTTCCCCAGGCTTTATCCCCTGCGCTTTCAACGGGATAAGCTGAGATGGCCAATGATTTTTTTCCGCTTGGAAGGTTAATTTTTGCCGCATCCAGGATAAATCCGGCTGAAGAAGCCCAGGCAAAATCCCTGGTCTGCGTAATTTTAAATTTCCAGGTCTTTGTTCCGGAAGAATTATTTTTCCCGATTTCAGATTCAGGACGTATCATCACTGTTTTGTCACTGTTTCTGGCCTGATTCCATCTGCTGACTTCCTCTTTGCTGTAGACTTCCTTTTCATTCAGAAGCTCTCCGGATGCTACCACATAATGATTGGCCGGCACTGTAATATTGGCTGTAATATTTCCATATTCCAGATAAAATTCTGAAGCTCCCAGATAAGGCAGAGTGTTCCAGCCCATTACATCATCATATACGCACATTCTCGGATACCACTGTGCCATGGTAAAGATCTTCCCGTTCTTTGTTTCCTGTACTCCCATCCTGTCTGAACCGTATTCCGGAGAAATAAAAGAATACTCGATGGCGATTCTGGCCACACCTCCTTTTGCTTTCAGCTCTTTAGGCAGGTCTATCTGCATTCTGGTATCTGTAATGGTGTATTTTACCGCTTTGCCATCAAGTTTTACTGATTTAATGGTATATCCTCCGTCAAATTCCTCACCGTGCGCTCCGTTTCTGCTTCCTGAAAGCGGTACGACTCCGTTTCCACGGGAATCTCTGGAAAACAGGTTCTGATCCAGCTGTAACCAAAGAAAACCTAATTGATCGGGGCTGTTATTGGTGTAAGTGATTTCTGCGGTACCCGTAATTTCTTTTTTATTTTCATTCAGGCTGACGTTCAAATGATAGTCTGCCGAGTTCTGCCAATAGGCATGACCGGGCTGACCACTTGCAGAACGGGTTTCTGAACCCATCTGAGGATAAAAGAAAGGTTTGAATGCTTCTACATAATCATATTTCGGAGTTTCCTGTGCATATGCCGGTCCTGAAAACATCAAAACTGCAACTGCTGAAACAAGGGCTGGAAGTTTGAAATTCATTTTTAAATTATTATTTAGTACATAGTTATAAAAAAACTCCCGGAATTGTTATATATCCGGGAGTTTTTTACGTATAAGTGATGTTAATTCGACTTTTTAGCTTTAATCATTGCTTCCAGAGCATCCCACATTTCTTTCGGAATTGCTTCAAGCATATTGAATTCTCCTGCTCCCTGAAGCCATTCACCGCCATCAATGGTTACCACTTCCCCGTTCATATAAGCTGAATAATCTGACACCAGGTAGGCAGCAAGATTAGCAAGCTCCTGATGTTCTCCTACCCTTCTCAACGGAACTTTCTTTTTCATATCGAATTTTTCCTGGAGATCACCGGGAAGAAGTCTGTCCCACGCTCCTTTTGTAGGGAATGGTCCCGGAGCAATGGCATTGAAACGGATCCCGTATTTAGCCCATTCCACCGCTAAGGATCTGGTCATTGCCAAAACCCCCGCCTTTGCGCAGGCTGATGGCACTACATATGCTGAACCTGTCCAGGCATAAGTTGTTACAATATTCAGAACGGTTCCCGGAGTTTTAGCATCTATCCAGTGTTTTCCTACTGAAAGGGTACAGTTTTTTGTTCCTTTTAAAACAATATCAAGGATAGAGTCGAATGCAGAATGAGTCAGTTTTTCTGTTGGCGAGATAAAGTTTCCGGCAGCATTATTCAACAGGATATCAATCTTCCCGAATTCTTTCAACGCTGCTTCTTTCATGGCTTCCACCTCATCCCAGTTTCTCACGTCACAAGCTACACAAAGTACCTTTCCCCCTGTTTCGTCTTCCAGTTCTTTAGCCGTTGCCTGTAACTTTTCAAGATTTCTGGAGGTAATGACCACATGGGCACCCAATTCGAGAAAGTATTTGGTCATTGCTTTTCCAAGGCCGCTTCCGCCTCCTGTTACAATCGCTACTTTATCTTTCAGTGCCCCTTCACGAAGCATCGGCTGTGTATATAGACTCATAAAATATTTTTTCTTAAAAATAATAAATATTGAAATGCAATCCTTTAAAATAGATTGATAAATAATGCAGCAAATAATAAAACAAGCGAACCACAGGCTTATTAAATAAAAAACAACCCAACCGTCAACGGTCAGATTGTTCTTCTTTACTTTTTTTAAATATAATAACTAGGAAACAACTGTTCCTTTGAATGAAAGTGTCTTAGGTGTTTTGCTCTCACTCGTGGTAACGTTTACTGTTTTCATAAACGGCCCTGCAGCAGCAGCATTATAACTTGCTTCTACAAATCCTTTTTTCCCCGGCTGGATAGGAGTTTTGGTATAATCAGCGGTTGTACATCCGCATGAAGGGGCTACATTTTGTATAATGATCGGTTTTGAACTTGTATTGGTAAATTCAAATCTGATCAGCTTCGCTTTTCCCTGAGGAATATTGCCCACATCTATAGATTCTGACTTCCACTTAATGGCATCTGCCACCATTTTTACAAGGGAAGGTGCATCTGTCGTAAGTATATTCGCATAGAACGGAGAAAATGCCAGAACAGCTAAAAGAGCGGTAATTTTTAATTTTTTCATGAGTACAAATTTTTGTTAATAGTTAAAAGGCAACTGATATTTATCTTTTGATACAGCAAATGTAACGGTGATTACCGATCCTGCTTGTTAATCGCTTTCAAACATTTGTTAATAAGTTGTTAATGACAAAAAATAAATAGATATTTTTGGATAATATTGCCTCTGTAAATGGGAATCAAAAAACTTAATATCATCATCAGCCTTGGGTTTGTTGCTATCATCGGAATTCTGATAGCTCAGCTTCTCTGGACCCGGCAGGCATATAATCTTGAAGATAAAAAGTTTAACCAAACCGTGAATATTGCATTGCTGGAAGTAGTAGAAAAACTGTCAGGAGGAAAGACATCCTTTACAGAAAGTCCTATACAGAATATTTCCAATGACTATTATGTAGTCAATATCAACAATGAATTCCATCCCACAGTACTTGAGTATTATCTGAAGACAGAATTTAACAGGTTTCAGATCAATACCAACTATGTTTATGCATTATATAATTGCCATAGTGACAGGATGATCTACGGAAAGTATGTTTCCACCCATCAGAAAAGTACCAATAAAACGGTTAACTTTCCGAAGCATAAGAATCTGGTCTATTATTTTTCTATACGCTTTCCGGATAAAGCTACCTATCTCATCAGCTCTTTACGGTTTTGGTATATCCTGACATTCGCCCTGATTATCATCCTTCTTGTATATGTATATTCAATTTATACCATTATTCAGCAGAAAAAATTCTCAGAGCTTCAAAGGGATTTTATCAATAATATGACGCATGAGTTCAAAACTCCCCTATCTTCCATACTTCTGGCATCGGAAGCGCTTACCAAGCAGGATACCATCAAGGAAAATCCTAAACTGAAGACCTATACTTCCATTATTACCGACCAGAGTTATAAGCTCAATAATCATATTGAAAAAATATTAAATATTGCAAAAACCGATGCATCCGGACTGTCCCTGAAACTCCAGAGAATTGTATTACTCCCCTTCATCACGGAAATTGCAGACTCTATACAACAGAAAAATGAAAACCTCAACATCCGGATAGAACTTGATGATACCGATGTCATCCTTGCAGATGAATTTCACTTTACCAATATCATCTACAATATTCTGGACAACTCCATAAAGTATTGTGATACGGCCCCTGATATTCTGATCTCTTCCTTTAAAGACTCAAAAGGGCTGCATTTAAAATTTAAAGATAACGGAATTGGAATTCCTTCTAAAAACATGCCTCATATCTTTGATAAATTTTACAGGATAAATACCCAAAAAAGTGATGAAGTGAACGGTTTTGGACTGGGGCTTTTCTATGTAAAAAAAGTCGTCCAGCAGCATAACTGGAAAATATCGGTTGAAAATAATACGGATAAAGGAATTACAATTACCTTATTTTTACCGTTTGTAAATTAATCTGTATAACTCATGGAAAAATCTAAAATTCTATATGCCGAAGATGATGAGACGATCGCTTTCCTGATTCAGGACAGCCTGGAAACGTATTATGACATTTCCTGTTATCCTGATGGAAAATCTGCCCTGGAAGCTTTCAATACCCGGAATTTTGACATCTGCCTTTTAGATATTATGATGCCCGGCATCAACGGATTTGAGCTGGCCCAGTACATCCGTGATAAAAATACAGAGATTCCCATCATCTTTATTTCTGCCAAAGCATTGAAGGAAGACCGGATCAAAGGGTTGAAAATAGGTGCAGATGATTATCTTGTAAAGCCCTTCAGTATTGAAGAACTCATCCTGAAAATTGAAGTTTTTCTGAAACGCACCAGAAAGACGAACACTCATCCATTACAGTATAAAGTAGGGAAATATAATTTCGATCCTAAAAATTACACTTTACAGGATTCAGCCAATACCATTACTCTTACCCAAAGGGAATCTGAGCTGTTGCTATACTTTATCCGCCACAAAAATACGGTTGTAAAAAGACAGGAAATTCTGAAAGCGATCTGGGGAGATGACGATTATTTTATGGGAAGAAGTCTGGATGTATTTATTTCGAGGCTGAGAAAGGTATTTGTAAATGAAGAAAATATTTCCATAGAAAACCTTCACGGAATAGGTTTCCGGTTCTCTGAAAAATAACCGGAACGTTTTTATATAAATTACAATACGTGAAGATTATTTTTTAATTATTTTTATCTTTTAATAATCCTATTTCATGAAAAAAACCGGGTCTACTATTTTTCTTTCATTATTGTTTTTTGCTACAACTTTCAAGGCTCAAAAATTTGAAAAGCTGTATCAATATGTAAATCCACTGATCGGAACTGAAAAAATGGGACATACTTATCCCGGCGCTACCGCTCCTTTTGGAGCTGTACAGCTGAGTCCTGAAACAGATACCATTTCTTATGAGCTGAACGGCAAATACAATGGTGAGGTTTATAAATACTGTGCAGGCTACCGTTATGAAGATAAAACAATTGCAGGCTTCAGCTCTACCCACTTCAGCGGTACGGGCCATTCTGACCTCGGAGATTTTCTTATCATGCCTACCGTAGGAAAACTACAGCTTAATCCGGGTACAGCTTCTCATCCCGAAAACGGTTACAGAAGCCGATTCTCACATCAGAATGAAACTGCAGAAGCAGGTTATTATAAAGTAAAACTTGATGACCACAATATCCTTGCAGAACTTACTGCAACCACCAGAGTGGGAGTTCACCGTTACACTTTTCCCAAATCTGACCAGGCCCACATTATTCTGGACCTGATGGCCGGAATTTACAATTATGACGGAAAAAATATCTGGACCTATGCACGTGTGGAAAACGGAAATACCATCACCGGCTACAGACAGACCAATGGCTGGGCAAGAACCAGAACCGTTTATTTTGCCATGAAGTTTTCAAAGCCTTTCAAAGCTTACGGGCAAAAAAATTATGACGAAAAGCAGGTATATAAAGGATTCTGGAGAAAATTCGATCAGACAAAAAACTTCCCGGAGATCGCAGGAAAAAACCTGAAAATGTATTTTGATTTTGATACTCAGGAAAATGAAGCCATTGAAGTCAGACTCTCTATTTCTCCCGTCAGCCAGTCCAATGCATTGGAAAACCTGGAAAAGGAAACAGGGAATTTATCTTTTGATCAGGTAAAGGCCCAGACCCAGGAAACCTGGAACAAAGAACTGAATAAAATTATCATCAAAGGTTCCGATACGGAAAAGACCAATTTTTATACGGCCATGTACCATACTTTTATCAATCCTACTACTTATATGGATGTCAACGGGGAGTATAAAGGTCTGGATCAGAATATTCATAAAGCAACAGGTTTTACTCATTATACTACATTTTCCCTGTGGGATACTTACCGTGCCCTTCATCCGCTATTCAATATCATCCAGCCTAAAAGAAACGGTGATATGGTGAAATCTATGATGGCTCATTACAATCAGTTTTCCATGAAAATGTTACCCATCTGGTCTCATTATGCCAACGACAACTGGTGTATGAGCGGCTATCACAGTGTAAGTGTAGTGGCTGACGCTATTATTAAAGGAAATTATAACGGCGATCCCAAAGAAGCCTTGAAAGCCTGTGTAGAAACGGCCAATAAAAGAGACTACGAAGGCATAGGGCAATACATTGACCTAGGATATATTCCCGCTGAGAAAAACGGAACTTCAGTTTCCAATACTCTGGAATATGCTTATGATGACTGGGCTATTGCTCAGCTGGCAAAGCATCTTGGAGAAACAGAAGTGTATAATCAGTTTATCAAACGTTCTGAAAACTGGAAGAATAATTTTGATCCCACCATTGGCTTTATGCGTCCCCGTCTTGCTGATGGAAGTTTCAAAAAAGATTTTGATATACTCAGCACCCATGGCCAGGGGTTTATCGAAGGTAATTCATGGAACTACAGCTTCTTTGTTCCTCAGAATCCGGATGAGCTGATCAAAATGATGGGCGGGAAAAAGAAATTTGCGACAAAGCTGGATGAATTATTTACAATGCATCTTCCGGATGAGTTTTTTGCAGATACTGAAGATATTACAAGGGAAGGAATCATCGGTGGGTACGTCCATGGAAACGAACCGGCACACCATGTTGCCTACCTTTACAACTGGGCAGGACAGCCCTGGAAAACCCAGGCACAGATCCGCCGTATTCTGGAAATGCAGTACAAAGCAACTTCGGACGGATTGGGAGGAAATGACGATGCAGGACAAATGAGCGCCTGGTATATTTTGAGTACACTGGGTTTCTATCCTGTCGCTCCCGGTTCAGAGGACTATTCAATCGGAAGCCCGGCTATTGACCATGCGGTTTTGAATCTGGAAAACGGAAAAGTTTTTGAAATTGAAGCCATCCATCAGAATCCGAAAAATATATATGTTCAGAAAGTTCTCTTGAATGGGAAAGAGATTAAAGATTTTACATTAAAGCATTCTGACATTGTAAAAGGCGGTAAGCTTACATTTTATATGGGAAATAAAGCGAAAAAATAAAATTGTATAAATAAAATTCTCGCAGATTACACAGATTTGGCAGATGACTGAGCTATAAAATCTGCGTAATCTGTGCAATCTGCGAGAGATAAAAATATCTTTAATTTATTTATGATTTAAAATAAGTTTTGGCTAAAGCCAATGGAATATTTATAATTTAAAAGCGGGCTAAAGCCCGCTTCTATTGAATTTCTTACAATATCCAGCTATTACCCGGACAACATTTGTTTTATTTACTCCACTTCAAAAAGCAAACGCTCTCCAAACTTCTCTTCTGCAATTTTTCCGTTATCATATACCAGATGGCCATTTACAAAAGTATGGGTAACCTTGGAATGGAAGTTTGTTCCTTCCAGCGGGCTCCATCCGCATTTGTACAGTAAATTGTCTTTAGAAACAGTCCAGTCTGCATTTAAATCTACCAGCACAAGATCTGCTTTATAGCCTTCTCTTACAAAACCTCTCTTATCCACTCTGAAAAGGATCGCCGGATTGTGGCACATTTTCTCCACAATTTTTTCAAGGGAAATTTTACCGTTTTTATAATTTTCAAGCATGACAACTAATGAATGCTGTACCAATGGTGCTCCTGACGGACATTTTGTATAGACATTATTTTTTTCTTCAGCAGTATGTGGAGCGTGATCTGTAGCGATAACATCAATTCTGTCATCTAAAAGAGCTTCCCATAGGGCATCTTTATCTTTTTGTGTTTTCACGGCAGGATTCCATTTGATCAATCCGCCTTTTGTTTCGTAATCCTCATTGGTAAAGGTCAGGTGATGAACACAAACCTCAGCAGTGATTTTTTTATCTTTTAAAGGAATATCATTTCTGAAAAGTTCCATTTCCTTTGCTGTTGAAAGATGGAAAACATGCAGTCTTGCTCCGGTTTTCTGAGCAAGCTCAATGGCTTTGGATGAAGATTTATAACACGCTTCTTCACTCCTGATCAGGTGATGGAATTTTACCGGAATATCTTCACCATATTCATCTATGTATTTCTGCGTATTGGCTCTGATGGTTGCCTCATCTTCACAATGAACTGCAATAAGCATTTTGGTATTGCTGAAAATATTTTCAAGTGTTTCCGGATTATCTACCAGCATGTTTCCTGTGGAAGAGCCAAGGAACAATTTAATTCCCGGAACGTTTCTTGGATTGGTCTTTAAAACTTCTTCAAGGTTATCATTAGTACCTCCCATCATAAAACCGTAATTGGCATAGGCCTTTTGGGAAGCTATCTCATATTTATCCGCCAGCAAATCCTGAGTAACGGCATTAGGTACCGTATTGGGCTGATCGATAAAACTGGTTACTCCACCTGCAATGGCAGACCTTGATTCACTTTCAATATCTCCTTTATGAGTCAGGCCCGGTTCACGGAAATGCACCTGGTCATCAATCACTCCCGGAAGAAGGTATTGTCCTGAACCATCAATGATCCGGTCTGCATCTTCTGTAATACCGGAACCTATTTTAGAGATTAAATCATTTTCTATTAAGACATCACCTTCAAAGATCCGGCCTTCGTTGACGATGTTTACATTTTTGATAAGGATTTTCATTATACTTGGAATTAGATATTAGATCATAGAATCCTGAAAAACCGGTGCACCGGTAATGAAAAAACAGTTACTTCATTTTTGAATTTCAATATTCAGCTTCTATAAAAAGCAAAATTAAGGTTTATGAATGAATTTTAATATCACCGGATACAAATCAATTTCTAAATATTTACATTTGCA
This genomic interval from Chryseobacterium arthrosphaerae contains the following:
- a CDS encoding M1 family metallopeptidase — protein: MNFKLPALVSAVAVLMFSGPAYAQETPKYDYVEAFKPFFYPQMGSETRSASGQPGHAYWQNSADYHLNVSLNENKKEITGTAEITYTNNSPDQLGFLWLQLDQNLFSRDSRGNGVVPLSGSRNGAHGEEFDGGYTIKSVKLDGKAVKYTITDTRMQIDLPKELKAKGGVARIAIEYSFISPEYGSDRMGVQETKNGKIFTMAQWYPRMCVYDDVMGWNTLPYLGASEFYLEYGNITANITVPANHYVVASGELLNEKEVYSKEEVSRWNQARNSDKTVMIRPESEIGKNNSSGTKTWKFKITQTRDFAWASSAGFILDAAKINLPSGKKSLAISAYPVESAGDKAWGRSTEYTKAAIEHYSQKWYEYTYPAATNVAGNEGGMEYPGIVFCHMDSKGEDLWGVTDHEFGHNWFPMIVGSNERLFAWMDEGFNTFINGLSTEAFNKGEYHRKRDLAKTGGFLMGDNLEPVMVGPDNMKERNIGALAYYKPGAGLAVLREAVLGPEKFDKAFRTYINRWAFKHPTPWDFFHTMENVSGEELNWYWRGWFLNKWKIDQAVKDVKYINGDFKNGVRITVENLGQLPMPTTVQVKFKDGTSKTVKIPVEVWKRNTEWTFKVDSGKEIDEVKLDPASVVPDINPKNNSMTPA
- a CDS encoding SDR family oxidoreductase, encoding MSLYTQPMLREGALKDKVAIVTGGGSGLGKAMTKYFLELGAHVVITSRNLEKLQATAKELEDETGGKVLCVACDVRNWDEVEAMKEAALKEFGKIDILLNNAAGNFISPTEKLTHSAFDSILDIVLKGTKNCTLSVGKHWIDAKTPGTVLNIVTTYAWTGSAYVVPSACAKAGVLAMTRSLAVEWAKYGIRFNAIAPGPFPTKGAWDRLLPGDLQEKFDMKKKVPLRRVGEHQELANLAAYLVSDYSAYMNGEVVTIDGGEWLQGAGEFNMLEAIPKEMWDALEAMIKAKKSN
- a CDS encoding DUF1573 domain-containing protein produces the protein MKKLKITALLAVLAFSPFYANILTTDAPSLVKMVADAIKWKSESIDVGNIPQGKAKLIRFEFTNTSSKPIIIQNVAPSCGCTTADYTKTPIQPGKKGFVEASYNAAAAGPFMKTVNVTTSESKTPKTLSFKGTVVS
- a CDS encoding sensor histidine kinase; the protein is MGIKKLNIIISLGFVAIIGILIAQLLWTRQAYNLEDKKFNQTVNIALLEVVEKLSGGKTSFTESPIQNISNDYYVVNINNEFHPTVLEYYLKTEFNRFQINTNYVYALYNCHSDRMIYGKYVSTHQKSTNKTVNFPKHKNLVYYFSIRFPDKATYLISSLRFWYILTFALIIILLVYVYSIYTIIQQKKFSELQRDFINNMTHEFKTPLSSILLASEALTKQDTIKENPKLKTYTSIITDQSYKLNNHIEKILNIAKTDASGLSLKLQRIVLLPFITEIADSIQQKNENLNIRIELDDTDVILADEFHFTNIIYNILDNSIKYCDTAPDILISSFKDSKGLHLKFKDNGIGIPSKNMPHIFDKFYRINTQKSDEVNGFGLGLFYVKKVVQQHNWKISVENNTDKGITITLFLPFVN
- a CDS encoding response regulator transcription factor, producing MEKSKILYAEDDETIAFLIQDSLETYYDISCYPDGKSALEAFNTRNFDICLLDIMMPGINGFELAQYIRDKNTEIPIIFISAKALKEDRIKGLKIGADDYLVKPFSIEELILKIEVFLKRTRKTNTHPLQYKVGKYNFDPKNYTLQDSANTITLTQRESELLLYFIRHKNTVVKRQEILKAIWGDDDYFMGRSLDVFISRLRKVFVNEENISIENLHGIGFRFSEK
- a CDS encoding GH92 family glycosyl hydrolase, whose translation is MKKTGSTIFLSLLFFATTFKAQKFEKLYQYVNPLIGTEKMGHTYPGATAPFGAVQLSPETDTISYELNGKYNGEVYKYCAGYRYEDKTIAGFSSTHFSGTGHSDLGDFLIMPTVGKLQLNPGTASHPENGYRSRFSHQNETAEAGYYKVKLDDHNILAELTATTRVGVHRYTFPKSDQAHIILDLMAGIYNYDGKNIWTYARVENGNTITGYRQTNGWARTRTVYFAMKFSKPFKAYGQKNYDEKQVYKGFWRKFDQTKNFPEIAGKNLKMYFDFDTQENEAIEVRLSISPVSQSNALENLEKETGNLSFDQVKAQTQETWNKELNKIIIKGSDTEKTNFYTAMYHTFINPTTYMDVNGEYKGLDQNIHKATGFTHYTTFSLWDTYRALHPLFNIIQPKRNGDMVKSMMAHYNQFSMKMLPIWSHYANDNWCMSGYHSVSVVADAIIKGNYNGDPKEALKACVETANKRDYEGIGQYIDLGYIPAEKNGTSVSNTLEYAYDDWAIAQLAKHLGETEVYNQFIKRSENWKNNFDPTIGFMRPRLADGSFKKDFDILSTHGQGFIEGNSWNYSFFVPQNPDELIKMMGGKKKFATKLDELFTMHLPDEFFADTEDITREGIIGGYVHGNEPAHHVAYLYNWAGQPWKTQAQIRRILEMQYKATSDGLGGNDDAGQMSAWYILSTLGFYPVAPGSEDYSIGSPAIDHAVLNLENGKVFEIEAIHQNPKNIYVQKVLLNGKEIKDFTLKHSDIVKGGKLTFYMGNKAKK
- a CDS encoding dihydroorotase, whose product is MKILIKNVNIVNEGRIFEGDVLIENDLISKIGSGITEDADRIIDGSGQYLLPGVIDDQVHFREPGLTHKGDIESESRSAIAGGVTSFIDQPNTVPNAVTQDLLADKYEIASQKAYANYGFMMGGTNDNLEEVLKTNPRNVPGIKLFLGSSTGNMLVDNPETLENIFSNTKMLIAVHCEDEATIRANTQKYIDEYGEDIPVKFHHLIRSEEACYKSSSKAIELAQKTGARLHVFHLSTAKEMELFRNDIPLKDKKITAEVCVHHLTFTNEDYETKGGLIKWNPAVKTQKDKDALWEALLDDRIDVIATDHAPHTAEEKNNVYTKCPSGAPLVQHSLVVMLENYKNGKISLEKIVEKMCHNPAILFRVDKRGFVREGYKADLVLVDLNADWTVSKDNLLYKCGWSPLEGTNFHSKVTHTFVNGHLVYDNGKIAEEKFGERLLFEVE